The DNA window attaaaaaaatgacttaGCCAAGctacattcttaaaaaaaatgactgCTAGTAAGtacatttctaaaaaaaagtatcaacataaaaaattcttttaattctttaaaaagagttgtaatgttttttttaaatacatttctcaaaaaaaagtatcaacataaaaaaatcttttaattctttaaaaagagttgtaatgttttttttaaatacacaaaattatttgtcacttaaaattatatttaaaaaatctacaAAATGTAGAAAAAAATCTTAAGAAAGTGTTCAAAATTAGTAAGTTGggaatttcttataatttaaatgtacTGTGGAGCGTCCGAATCATCGTCCAAAATGTCATCTTTTTTGATAGTCTTGTTAATTGGGACATCCTTACTTCGTACTAGATGGATTATTTTGGTTATCCATTGTCAATTATGTTTAAAGTGCGAGGGGAATGACTTATCTAGTGTTCTTTTAAGGTTGTTTGGATTATGTCTAAAACATTTGTGGGCTTTTAGGAGGTTTAACATATTTGTGTAATTCGTTGacttttgattaaaaaaaacggTTTTCTTTACTGATCATATTTGGATGGATTGAGAGGAATCAAAGAATGTTCAATAATAAAACTAGTTTGGTaacatttatttaaagattcaaAGTTGCAAGTCGAATGTTTCAGCGGAGGGTATCGTTGATATTTTGGACGATCTTGATAATGCGTGGAGATCAGCTAGAGAATCTTTATTTGGTGtcattaatacatttatttctatttattgtCGTTTTATAAGATTTCTTTTTGTTGGGTTGATTgtgttgatatttatttattatatttttttatcttttgtctttatttttttaaacgattatcttttaatgaaatggaattctttaaaaaaaaacacacataatatatatataatataatatgaagttaaaatattttaaattacatcttttatatatatatatatatatatataaactaattcaaCTAAACATTTTTTCACCAAATATTTTGTTCTCTCTAAAAAGAATagaataataattcaaacacaACTGTAATCAcactttcaaaataaattaacaaaatccaagaatgttacaaaaataaaacatttataaaagagtaacttttaaatattataaatattttgtatacaaCATTCTAGCATAAGTGCATTTAAAAATGCTCTATGTAATTTCAAGTTGAATATAGATTAAGTGAAAAAGTAGTTTAAAGATAAGTAAAAAATTTAGTTCTTTTCAAAGTAATGCATTATAAAATTGGGAAgacaaaataaagaaaactattttttttattaaaaaaagtttatgtatattaaaaataatgaaaaaattttatttaaatcaaaatgaatttatctaacacaataaacataatataaggtctcttactttaatttttttaatcatcataaactttaaaaaaaactataaaaacaGAGTGATTAAATAGAACTTGTAATTTTCAAGGTTAGATTCAATCGTTATTCAATTTAAACAACTTTAAACCTGCCCATTACAACATTTTATAAgaaatgttgaattttaaataataatgacaAATAGAGCTAAATCTGGGCCTTGAAGTTGTTGGGAGTTCTTAAAAGTTTATTCAgctgttatttttatattttttaaaattcaattataattaaacatcatttacttattttttttggtgATTCAtgttacttatttattaattaaattattaaaatattttttattttaaaaaaataaaatttattttatcattatatattaatattaatcttCTTACCAAATATTAATTCTCAAAATTAACTAatcaaaactttttaaaataaatttattacaatAAACTCAAACACATCAATCTCaaatatgagttatttaaaaaaatttcataaaaactcaatTATCATGTCTCCTTCcttttcattctttatttaaatatttttataattttattattaaataatattttaatgatgataagaatatttatgtattattttcaaatcatattaaactgtgtttttaattttaaataaaatccatTTTTATCCTCCATCATCCTGCTTCTCGCTCTAGAGTGGTTCTAATTTGGATTCCAaagattacatttttttttctttcagtaATGCGATTGAGAAAGCATTAAGGAAACAAGTAATTTATGGTCACGCGGTTGAAGCGTAAATTCTCAGAATCATGAACTTTACATGCATCATATATATACCCATCACCTCCTTGATGTGTTTTACTCTGTGGGTTTCTATTGTGACCCATCTGTATTTAGTCGtcacaaagaagaagaagaagaagaagaagaagaagaagaagaagaagaagaagaagacagagTTCTTCTTTTTGCTTTTCCATTCATTCTTTATTCTTTGCCATTGATCGAAACTGGTCTTGCTCATTCTTTTCTATTCATAATAATGGGAGTTTCTAAGTCAGACTTGATTTGCTTTGGTCTGGTTTTGGTTTTCTTGAGCGGCTGTTGTCTGGTAAAAGCAGAGGACCCTTACAAATACTTCACATGGGTGGTTACTTATGGAACTGCTGCTCCTCTAAATGTCTCCCAACAGgttcttcttctctttttcttcaTGATTGCAAACTGTTTGATTATATGTCTCAATCAGAATGAATAACTTGTTTTTTCTGCTTTTGGGTTTTGAAGGTCATTCTTATCAATGGTCAATTCCCTGGACCTCAAATTGATACTGTTACAAATGATAATATAGTCATCAATGTCATTAACAATCTGGATCAACCTTTTCTCTTGACATGGTATATATACTCTCTCTTTTTTTCTCATATTCTTTTGTTTCATTCATGTATACAAGCCACAATGTTTAATCTTTAAGTTTTGATGTTAAAAAATGTTGAAGATCTAGATCCATTGAGCAGCATACTTCCATTTTCTAGTTTAATAGAATTTTGCACTTTCTAATCCAGATACAGAAAgataagtgttttcaaatgaggCCATAATTCGTATTTCTTTCTTGAATAGACATGTTTTGGTGTTCATAAGCGTGTTGAAatgagtttttcaaaattttcctcTTAAGGAGTAATGTTTGCATTATGTCAATCCAATGAATTCTTCTCTTtcaaatgtgaaaatgtgaaatatCGAAAATTAGGAATGTTCCTTGTTGATGATTGCCTAatgcaattaaatttatagtacgataatctaattatatttttaatgcaACTATGCTTTCTAAGTTGGGGTGGGATCGTGCTAgcttcctatttttttttaaaaactatgtTTTCATTTTGAGAACTAATTAGGGAAGATAACTgtcaaactaaaaaatgaatCACATATCACATAAATCTCCTCCTAAGGATTAATGTTTGTATTATGTCAATCCAATGAAATCTCGCCTTCCCAAATTTAAAATCGCAAAATCTTGAAACGTAGTAATCCTAGTCAATATTTTCTTAATACAATTAAATGTGTAGTATGAACTAACCTTTCAATTTATGAACTAATTGGAGAGGATAATtgtcaaactaaaaaaattgatcaCATAAATCTCCTCTTCATGAGTAATGTTTGTATTGGGTCAAACTGTCAATTGAATGAAATCTCGCCTTTCCAAATGTGAAAATGGTAAATCTTAAAAAAGTAGAAATCTTAGTCaatatttacaattaaatttatagtgCAAAAATTGTGACTAGGGTATATTCCCAGTTAGCACGACCCCCTTTCAATCAGAATATTTTAGGGAGAATCGAACTTTAAATCTTTGTATTTTAAGTAAGACTCTTTGACACTTGAGCTATCTTAGTGTAACcctattatgttttaaatatcatgaactatgtttttgttttaagaaCTAATTGGAGAGGATAACATCAAATTAACAATTGATCACATAAATTTCCACTTAATTTAGGAGTAGTGTTTGTATTGTGTAAATCTAATGAAATCCCGCAtttcaaaatgtgaaaatgacAAATCTCGTAAAGAAGAAATTGTGTTCCATATGCTTTTGTTTTTATGTTCTAAAATGGAGAGGTTAACTGTCTcctttgaatttaaatttgtagGAATGGAATTAAGCAGAGAAAGAATTCATGGCAAGATGGGGTTTTGGGTACTAATTGCCCTATACCTCCAAATTCAAACTACACTTACAAATTTCAAACCAAGGATCAGATTGGAACCTACACGTACTTCCCTTCGACGTTAATGCACAAAGCAGCTGGAGGATTCGGGGGATTGAATGTGTATGCAAGATCTGTGATTCCTGTACCTTATGCCAGACCTGCTAATGATTTCACTTTACTCATTGGTGATTGGTATAAGGCCAACCACATGGTATGTATGGAGTTTATATCTTATAACAATGTTAACAATTTAACTCATCAAGTTGTTTTTGTCTAGATGGTATTCAGTATGGGAGTGAGGATTGATTGAAGATAAGAAATCCTCAATAAGTTTAtacttatttgatttgattgcaatttgaaaatttatttgattcttattgTTTCATTCCATGTATAACTGTGAAAGTAGTGCATATATGTGTCTGTTCATTGTAAAGGCTCATTTCATCACAAATAACCTTGTCAGATGTAGGTTATTTAGGTAAAATGTGATTACGGGTATTTTAGtggataatttgaataatttgatcgTTGAATCGAACATGGCCTGAAGTTGTTTTCCTTgtttaaaattgcatttttttgACACTTGTGTTATGAATGGCTGCATTTGAAATCCTTATTGATCCTATTCTCATTACAGATGCTGCAGAGTAGATTAGATTCAGGTGAATCACTTGGCCTTCCCGATGGACTCCTGATAAATgggaagaattcttcaaccttCACAGGGAACCAAGGTTTTTACAGTTCTTCcgtttaaaatagtaaaaaaaatcatcttgaAAATCGTAAAACAAGTTCTTTTTTCTTTCAGGGAAGACATATATGTTCAGAATTTCAAATGTTGGCCTATCAGCATCGTTTAACTTCAGGATTCAGAATCATATGATGAAGCTAGTTGAGGTTGAAGGATCTCATGTTATTCAGAATTCGTACAATTCTCTGGACGTGCATGCTGGCCAATCTTTTGCTGTTCTAGTAACTCTAGATCAAGCTCCTAAAGATTACTACATTGTTGCATCTACACGTTTCACAAATGAGGTCCATACATCAACCGCGATCTTGCATTACTCAGACTCCAAAGTTCCCGTTTCTGGGCCTCTTCCTGATCTTCCATCTGACTTTCAATTTCAACAGTCATTACAGCAAGCAAGAACCTTCAGGTATGATGACACTATGAAACTACCAACAAATTTCTACATAGATCATACATGTACAGATTAtgatgacttttttttttttggaaaggtGGAATTTGACATCAAATGCAGCAAGGCCTAATCCTCAAGGCTCGTATCATTACGGAAGTATCCCAATTACAAAGAGATTTGTATTTGCCAATTCTGCACCTGTAATCAATGGGAAGCAAAGATATGCCGTTAACGGAGTCTCCTTTGTGAATCCCGACACTCCTCTGAAGCTTGCTGACCACTTTAATATCTCCGGAGTCTTTCAATTGGATTCTATCCCAAGCGTTCCATCCAATGGCCCTGCAAATTTGTCAACTTCAGTTGTGAACACAACTCTCCATGACTTTATTGAAATCGTTTTCCAGAACGATGAAGATAACTTGCAATCTTGGCATCTGAATGGTCATGATTTCTGGGTTGTTGGGTAAGAACTTAAGAAGTTGGATCTCTCTTGATTGAAATTTGATTGATGCCTTGATTAAACCCAATTGAATTGCAGCTATGGTTCTGGGCAATGGAGTAATGACAGTAGACAAGCGTATAATCTGGTGGATGCTACAACCCGACACACTGTACAGGTAAATTGGTGAGTCTGTTTAGATCTTTGATGAGAAGTTGCAACTAAAATGGACTTTTTTGAAAACAGGTGTTTCAGAAATCTTGGACAGCAATAATGGTATCCTTGGATAATCAAGGAATGTGGAATTTGAGATCGGCTAAATGGGAAAGACAGTATTTGGGACAGCAGCTATATCTTAGGGTTTTTAGCAACGAACGAAGCCTTcgaaatgaatacaacattccTTCTAATGTTATGCTCTGTGGTAAAGCCGTTGGAAGCCATATTTAAGACTTTCATTCTAATTTGAATCTGTTTATGGAGTTTCCctccctttatttttattattattattattgttatctGTTTGTTGATACATAAGGAACAATGATATGGTGGAACTTGTTGTTTGGTTgatcataaattattaatttcatcttaattatttattcattatttgtCAAATTTAATGTAtccttattcattttttttttcagtttaattgtttgtttgacTCAAATTTGTTGTGTTGTTTTTATCAACTTACAATCTTAGATTTAGTTATATGTTCTAATATTAgtcctttttttttaattaatttatcatatttaaaaatatatattaattttctctttttattttttcatgtctTTCTATAAATCACATCTTATATGTTCGTATTtctcaaaaacaattatttaatttaaaaaacaaaaatatattcgTCAtagatcataaaaaaaaaaaattatgttagaaaaataaataataaatctatcattttcaaaaaaaaaattaaatctttcACATATTTTTGTAGTCAGAAATGATTAAGAGAAGATATTTGagagagaatttaaaaaaaaatgacgtTTGATTCAttgaaaaattaacaatttttttctctcttatctcCCTTCTtactatttatcatttttacaGTTTAGTTACACATCATTTTCTCTTCCATTCTCTCAAATTTCCTCCCTATCACTCCACTTTTGTAGTCATATAAACCACCTTCCACAATTAGAAATGCTTAAATCTTTAACTGTCAAAAACGTTACTTATTTTAGAATGTGATAAATTAGTCTAAAAAACGAAAATAATATGTTCATAGAAAAAactttaaatgaataaaattgtgATGAGTAGAATCTTATAATATTGTACCATTCAAAATTCGAGTCACatctgattaaaaaaaaaattgaacctaAAAATCTCATTAAAATCAACATTATTTTATCTACCGTCTCataatcatataattaatttattaatttaaataattttatttctttctaaaataaaattacttcaCCActattattaatacttttatttattaaaaaaactttatcaAAACCATTAccaaataagatttttaaataattaaaaaaattattctgaAACACCCGTAACCAAAAAAAACCTTAAATATcctttaatttatctttaaaatgtttttctttaaaaactaaCTCATTTATCAAAACTCAAGTTTCCTAATAATCATTTTTCAAGTATGATTTCCTTTATACACAagaattcattttctttttaagcTTTTTGCctctattatttttaagattttgtttGCTCAATAACAAACCCTGTCATTGTAAATGGATTCCAACTAAGAGTTGTCTAATGACCTTTATTACAAAAGGTGGTTCaagtgataaaaatattacCTAATAAACTAAACGTTtcatattcaattattattaaaaaacactaaacaaattttaaaaagtcaTACTAAAGATGCTGATTATGTCAAATTAAGCATTTAATtccaaatttttatttcatatcaaattacaataacaaaatattcaaataagcTTCATATCAAATTACAATAACCAAATAttcatatcaaatttataatgttCACCCTCAACTTTCTCTAATATCATTATCAAACATAATAGTATAAACCCTAATTTAATGTCAAGTCAAGCTAAGcgaaatatttttaaacctaGATTACTAATATATCAACTATCGTCGAATGAAAGTAACAATGAGGAAAGAAAACTTAGGACGAACCTTAATTTGAAAAGGTCAGTTGAATGAAATAAGTAGCAACTCGTCGAAGGAAGGTAACCATGGATGAGTAGTCAGTAGTCGTTAGATGATTGAGCGTTCGGTGGACGGCGACGGTGGTCGGTGGTCGGTGGACAGTAACAACGGAATAGTAGTGGAAATCTTTGGAACAGGAGTCGGGCGGtagaaaaataagaagaaagatctgatttgaaaatttgaataaaaatataatgtgataatataatttatttatttctctcatttatcaaaactatgtcgtTTTGATAAATAAGACAACAAGTGGGACAGCCTCTTGGGACAGATGATCTCATCTCGTTGCAGCGGAGGTGACCCAGTAACAATCTGCTACGGTACATAAATAAATGTCACGGTCCTAATATAATTTCAGCACCCTCcacggtcctagtgtgcacttGGGCTAAATtctgtttttgttttaataattcgttttgttttcattttctgttattttacaaaattgaaTTATGTTATGTTGTTACAACAATAATCCTGAATATTTTGGGGCTAGACAGCAACTATATAAGGTCGATCTCTCTTCCACAAAGATCTATTGAATAATGAATATATCAAATTtcttgtgaaagttcttcacctctattttattttatgtattgaacCTTTATTTTggactgtttgatatttttctcATCTTTGATTCTTCTTTTCTCCTC is part of the Impatiens glandulifera chromosome 1, dImpGla2.1, whole genome shotgun sequence genome and encodes:
- the LOC124922361 gene encoding L-ascorbate oxidase homolog: MHHIYTHHLLDVFYSVGFYCDPSVFSRHKEEEEEEEEEEEEEEEEDRVLLFAFPFILYSLPLIETGLAHSFLFIIMGVSKSDLICFGLVLVFLSGCCLVKAEDPYKYFTWVVTYGTAAPLNVSQQVILINGQFPGPQIDTVTNDNIVINVINNLDQPFLLTWNGIKQRKNSWQDGVLGTNCPIPPNSNYTYKFQTKDQIGTYTYFPSTLMHKAAGGFGGLNVYARSVIPVPYARPANDFTLLIGDWYKANHMMLQSRLDSGESLGLPDGLLINGKNSSTFTGNQGKTYMFRISNVGLSASFNFRIQNHMMKLVEVEGSHVIQNSYNSLDVHAGQSFAVLVTLDQAPKDYYIVASTRFTNEVHTSTAILHYSDSKVPVSGPLPDLPSDFQFQQSLQQARTFRWNLTSNAARPNPQGSYHYGSIPITKRFVFANSAPVINGKQRYAVNGVSFVNPDTPLKLADHFNISGVFQLDSIPSVPSNGPANLSTSVVNTTLHDFIEIVFQNDEDNLQSWHLNGHDFWVVGYGSGQWSNDSRQAYNLVDATTRHTVQVFQKSWTAIMVSLDNQGMWNLRSAKWERQYLGQQLYLRVFSNERSLRNEYNIPSNVMLCGKAVGSHI